A window from Cinclus cinclus chromosome 4, bCinCin1.1, whole genome shotgun sequence encodes these proteins:
- the HMOX1 gene encoding heme oxygenase 1 isoform X2 yields the protein METSQSQNSERMSTDLSELLKEATKEVHEQAENTPFMRNFQKGQVSLQEFKLVTASLYFVYSALEEEIERNKNNPVYAPVYFPAELHRKAALEEDLKYFYGRNWREEIPCPEATRKYVERLHYVGKNEPELLVAHAYTRYLGDLSGGQVLKKIAQKALQLPSTGEGLAFFTFDGVSNATKFKQLYRSRMNALEMDLATKKRVMEEAKKAFQLNIQVFEALQELVSKSQENGHPVQPKAELLRTRNINKSHEHGPAAGKESERTKMINTATTPTTSLVRWIVALSFLAMTVAVGLFAM from the exons ATGGAAACTTCCCAGTCACAAAACTCCGAAAG AATGTCCACAGACCTGTCAGAGCTGTTGAAGGAAGCTACCAAGGAGGTGCACGAGCAGGCAGAGAACACACCGTTCATGAGGAATTTCCAAAAGGGACAGGTGTCACTCCAGGAGTTTAAG ctgGTTACAGCATCCCTGTACTTTGTCTACTCTGCTCTGGAGGAAGAGATTGAACGGAACAAGAACAATCCAGTTTATGCCCCTGTGTATTTCCCGGCGGAGCTGCACCGCAAAGCTGCCCTGGAGGAAGACTTGAAGTACTTCTATGGCAGAAACTGGAGGGAAGAGATCCCATGTCCTGAGGCTACTCGGAAATATGTCGAGAGGCTCCACTACGTAGGCAAGAACGAGCCAGAGCTCCTGGTGGCCCATGCCTACACTCGGTATTTGGGAGACCTGTCTGGGGGGCAGGTGCTGAAGAAAATTGCCCAGAAGGCTCTccagctgcccagcactggggaaGGGCTGGCTTTCTTCACCTTTGATGGGGTGTCCAATGCCACCAAGTTCAAGCAGCTCTATCGTTCCCGCATGAATGCTCTCGAGATGGACCTTGCCACCAAGAAAAGAGTCATGGAGGAGGCCAAGAAAGCATTCCAGTTAAATATACAG GTGTTTgaggcactgcaggagctggtgtcCAAAAGCCAGGAGAATGGTCACCCTGTGCAGCCAAAGGCAGAACTTCTTCGCACGAGGAACATCAACAAATCACACGAGCATG gtccagcagctgggaaggaaagtGAGAGGACAAAGATGATAAACACAGCCACGACACCCACCACTTCCCTGGTGAGGTGGATCGTGGCTCTCAGCTTCCTCGCCATGACAGTCGCCGTGGGCTTATTTGCCATGTGA
- the HMOX1 gene encoding heme oxygenase 1 isoform X1 has translation MESVSLPCSGQCLESWCSLLTIHISRECSAPFSAIPGSLFCPRELRSVLSEEMALIPVSLFLPRMSTDLSELLKEATKEVHEQAENTPFMRNFQKGQVSLQEFKLVTASLYFVYSALEEEIERNKNNPVYAPVYFPAELHRKAALEEDLKYFYGRNWREEIPCPEATRKYVERLHYVGKNEPELLVAHAYTRYLGDLSGGQVLKKIAQKALQLPSTGEGLAFFTFDGVSNATKFKQLYRSRMNALEMDLATKKRVMEEAKKAFQLNIQVFEALQELVSKSQENGHPVQPKAELLRTRNINKSHEHGPAAGKESERTKMINTATTPTTSLVRWIVALSFLAMTVAVGLFAM, from the exons ATGGAGTCTGTCAGTCTTCCCTGCTCGGGACAGTGTTTGGAAAGCTGGTGCTCTCTGCTTACCATCCACATCTCTCGGGAATGCTCTGCTCCTTTTTCTGCCATCCCAGGCTCCCTCTTTTGCCCTAGAGAGCTAAGATCCGTTTTGTCAGAGGAGATGGCACTAATACCTGTTTCACTGTTCTTGCCCAGAATGTCCACAGACCTGTCAGAGCTGTTGAAGGAAGCTACCAAGGAGGTGCACGAGCAGGCAGAGAACACACCGTTCATGAGGAATTTCCAAAAGGGACAGGTGTCACTCCAGGAGTTTAAG ctgGTTACAGCATCCCTGTACTTTGTCTACTCTGCTCTGGAGGAAGAGATTGAACGGAACAAGAACAATCCAGTTTATGCCCCTGTGTATTTCCCGGCGGAGCTGCACCGCAAAGCTGCCCTGGAGGAAGACTTGAAGTACTTCTATGGCAGAAACTGGAGGGAAGAGATCCCATGTCCTGAGGCTACTCGGAAATATGTCGAGAGGCTCCACTACGTAGGCAAGAACGAGCCAGAGCTCCTGGTGGCCCATGCCTACACTCGGTATTTGGGAGACCTGTCTGGGGGGCAGGTGCTGAAGAAAATTGCCCAGAAGGCTCTccagctgcccagcactggggaaGGGCTGGCTTTCTTCACCTTTGATGGGGTGTCCAATGCCACCAAGTTCAAGCAGCTCTATCGTTCCCGCATGAATGCTCTCGAGATGGACCTTGCCACCAAGAAAAGAGTCATGGAGGAGGCCAAGAAAGCATTCCAGTTAAATATACAG GTGTTTgaggcactgcaggagctggtgtcCAAAAGCCAGGAGAATGGTCACCCTGTGCAGCCAAAGGCAGAACTTCTTCGCACGAGGAACATCAACAAATCACACGAGCATG gtccagcagctgggaaggaaagtGAGAGGACAAAGATGATAAACACAGCCACGACACCCACCACTTCCCTGGTGAGGTGGATCGTGGCTCTCAGCTTCCTCGCCATGACAGTCGCCGTGGGCTTATTTGCCATGTGA